A part of Crassostrea angulata isolate pt1a10 chromosome 5, ASM2561291v2, whole genome shotgun sequence genomic DNA contains:
- the LOC128182972 gene encoding uncharacterized protein LOC128182972: protein MICTQVLCGFLCVLYGALESRSIRCRSTPGNTHGCCDGYGWDAVKKDCVECISGYTGIGCTLTCRYPLYGKDCQQICNCSRMECDFEFGCRSDEETGFTVPHVKLTSFSKYVNQSHGFESRSTSTVLDINETQDEDSLKNSIKTIWQLMLMILAVLVFLALVYLGKCVRRQFTSRTHQVGLTNTATPNENHQIESWYEQIQDAEHEDTRRYLTPACNESEKIGPRSNQETNEEKIELVSLSMMPGPSNDNVQKRENASDKNDIYKNTVKEYDDTYISPCV from the exons atgatatGCACGCAAGTTTTGTGTGGATTTTTATGCGTCTTATATGGTGCTTTGGAATCGAGATCCATACGTTGCCGAAG TACTCCAGGGAACACACACGGCTGTTGCGATGGATACGGATGGGACGCTGTTAAAAAAGATTGTGTTG AATGCATTTCGGGTTACACAGGGATAGGATGTACTCTAACATGTCGGTATCCTTTATATGGGAAAGATTGCCAGCAAATCTGTAATTGTTCCCGCATGGAGTGTGACTTTGAGTTTGGATGCCGTAGTG ATGAAGAGACGGGATTTACGGTTCCACATGTAAAACTAACCAGTTTCAGCAAATATGTTAATCAATCTCACGGTTTTGAATCAAGGAGTACATCAACAGTTTTAGATATTAACGAAACACAAGATGAAGACAGTCTCaaaaatagcattaaaacaATTTGGCAATTGATGTTAATGATACTAGCTGTACTTGTATTTCTAGCTCTTGTATATCTAGGAAAGTGTGTTCGTCGTCAATTTACTTCCAGGACACATCAAGTGGGCCTTACCAACACAGCGACACCGAATGAGAACcatcaaattgaaagttggTACGAACAAATACAGGATGCAGAGCATGAGGACACTAGGCGCTACCTTACGCCTGCTTGCAACGAAAGCGAGAAAATTGGCCCTCGTTCGAACCAAGAAACAAATGAAGAGAAAATAGAGCTTGTGTCACTCTCTATGATGCCTGGGCCCTCAAACGACAATGTTCAGAAAAGAGAAAATGCAAGCGACAAgaatgatatttataaaaacacaGTGAAGGAGTATGATGATACGTATATTTCTCCTTGTGTGTGA